One Aegilops tauschii subsp. strangulata cultivar AL8/78 chromosome 7, Aet v6.0, whole genome shotgun sequence genomic window carries:
- the LOC141027209 gene encoding uncharacterized protein encodes MSFEKMLDAPCKHHSGARPSTHMLPQCAITKRITRDDIPPPPAPAPGAGPPPPPPLPPPPAGGTMHDDIYPAQNATYVVFTSLGDDKRSERLLRQEVNTVIPAKPEYMHWSDRPVTWTREDHPTVMPNPGGYALVLDPTMVTPRCTCKFSQVLIDGGSSINVLYCDTMTKLSLKAKDLEPPETIFHDIMPGLSCSPIGQIWLDVLFGPSDHFRRESLWFEEVDLYSAYHALLGRPALAKFMAVPNYTYVKMKLPGPKGLITISGDYRKSLECAQAGAKLADSLVIAEERRQLDRIVALANETPAVSASLEECWRHLPTLHAEMPVAATRRNIHIYVDDIVLLGFLVSEHDIEANPEKIKAIEHMRKPARLCDVQKFTGCLASVGRFLNRLGERGLPLYQLMKKTTPFEWNDQEDEAFWDLKRMLSTAPVLAAPTEKEPLLLYITATSRSVSMVMVLERPEKGKIQSVNRPVYYPHYQKMCYGVYFIAKKLKQYFQEHVLTMSSGEWDARDANMASYHFLVQQLSGFFDGCEFLHVPHMENEAAAALSKIGSSRQSIPSGISLEHLHKPSVMPSPDSESIFVPNDPAGSLPDTGTAEPGPGAAEPNPGAAQPDSGTDEPYPGAATLNPAAVTPNPVVAASGSQAAAPEPAMVAVFAVVTAPSWALPISEFLENGVLPMDETEARQVQRRASAYNIINNELVKRCSMGVFQRSVEQDEGIEILLDIHQGECGHHAASRSLVAKAFRHGFYWPTTLQDAESLVLQCEGCQRFSKRNHQPASAL; translated from the exons ATGAGCTTCGAGAAGATGCTCGACGCTCCCTGCAAGCACCACAGTGGCGCGAGGCCGTCCACGCACATGCTcccccagtgcgccatcaccaagcgtATCACGAGGGACGACATCCCTCCTCCTCCAGCTCCGGCTCCAGGAGCGgggccgccgcctccgcctcctctgCCCCCTCCCCCGGCTGGCGGCACGATGCACGACGACATCTACCCCGCCCAGAACGCGACCtatgtcgtcttcaccagccttgGTGACGACAAGCGTAGCGAGCGCCTGCTCCGGCAGGAGGTGAATACCGTCATCCCGGCCAAGCCAGagtacatgcattggtcggaTCGCCCGGTCACCTGGACCCGGGAAGACCACCCGACCGTTATGCCGAACCCAGGTGGCTACGCCCTCGTCCTTGACCCCACCATGGTCACGCCCCGGTGCACATGCAAGTTCTCCCAagtcctcatcgacggcggcagcagcatcaacgtCCTCTACTGCGACACCATGACCAAGCTCAGCCTCAAGGCCAAAGACTTGGAGCCGCCCGAGACAATTTTCCACGACATCATGCCCGGCCTCTCCTGCTCCCCCATTGGCCAGATCTGGCTCGACGTCCTGTTCGGCCCCAGCGACCACTTCCGGCGAGAGTCACTCTGGTTCGAGGAGGTGGACCTGTACAGCGCGTATCATGCGCTGCTGGGTCGGCCTGCacttgccaagttcatggcggtcccgaACTACACCTACGTGAAGATGAAGTTGCCGGGTCCGAAGGGCCTCATCACCATCAGCGGCGACTACCGCAAGTCCCTGGAGTGCGCCCAAGCCGGCGCAAAACTGGCCGACTCGCTGGTCATAGCCGAGGAGAGGCGCCAGCTCGACCGGATCGTCGCGCTGGCCAACGAGACGCCGGCCGTGTCGGCTTCG CTTGAAGAATGCTGGCGCCACCTTCCAActctgcatgcagaaatgcctgtTGCTGCAACTCGCCGCAACATCCACATCTAcgtggacgacatcgtg ctactcggcttcctcgtctcggaGCACGACATTGAGGcaaacccagagaagatcaaggctatcgagcacaTGCGCAAGCCGGCCCGGCTGTGCGATGTCCagaaattcaccggctgcttggcctcgGTCGGCCGATTCCTCAACCGGCTGGGCGAGAGGGGCTTGCCCCTGTatcagctcatgaagaagacgaCGCCGTTTGAATGGAACGACCAGGAGGACGAAGCCTTCTGGgacctcaagcgcatgctctccaccgcaccGGTCCTGGCCGCACCGACCGAGAAGGAGCCGCTATTGCTCTACATTACCGCCACCTCACGGTCGGTCAGCATGGTGATGGTGCTCGAGAGACCAGAGAAGGGTAAGATCCAGTCTGTCAACCGTCCAGTgtactacccgcactaccagaagatgtgttacggcgtTTATTTCAtcgccaagaaattgaagcagTACTTCCAAGAGCATGTTCTTACCATG AGCTCCGGCGAATGGGACGCCCGCGACGCCAACATGGCTAGCTACCACTTCCTCGTCCAGCAGCTATCCGGCTTCTTCGACggctgcgagttcctccatgtccCGCACATGGAaaacgaagccgccgccgccctatCCAAGATTGGCTCATCCCGGCAGTCCATTCCGTCTGGCATCTCCCTCGAGCACCTGCACAAGCCATCCGTCATGCCGTCTCCAGACTCCGAGTCCATCTTCGTCCCCAACGACCCGGCCGGATCTCTTCCCGACACAGGGACTGctgaacccggcccgggggctgctgAACCCAACCCGGGGGCTGCTCAACCCGACTCGGGGACTGACGAGCCATACCCGGGGGCTGCCACGCTCAACCCGGCCGCCGTCACCCCCAACCCGGTGGTTGCCGCCTCCGGCTCGCAGGCTGCCGCCCCAGAACCCGCCATGGTGGCCGTCTTCGCTGTGGTGACGGCCCCATCTTGGGCCCTGCCCATCTCGGAGTTCCTGGAGAACGGGGTtctccccatggacgagaccgaAGCCCGACAAGTGCAGCGCCGGGCGTCCGCCTACAACATCATCAACAACGAACTCGTCAAGCGCTGTTCGATGGGCGTTTTTCAGCGCTCCGTGGAACAAGACGAGGGCATAGagatcctcctcgacatacaccagggcgagtgtgggcaccacgccgcctcGAGGTCCCTGGTAGCCAAGgccttccgccatggtttctactggcccacgaccCTGCAAGATGCCGAATCACTTGTCCTCCAGTGTGAAGGATGCCAGCGCTTCAGCAAGCGCAACCACCAGCCGGCTTCAGCACTATGA